A part of Bosea sp. (in: a-proteobacteria) genomic DNA contains:
- the nhaA gene encoding Na+/H+ antiporter NhaA, translating to MILAASPQASNQEVTGAFVLMAATVAALIFANTGLAGAYKTLLNTPISLDVGGFVLADSFKNWVKNLLMAIFFLFVGLEIKAEFTEGALSDRKRAILPFAGAVGGMAVPAAVFLLMAGSNPAYVNGWAIPSATDIAFAVGVVALLGSRVPPALKAFLLAVAVIDDLGAILIIAVFYTAEISFGALGLAVLAMGALLILNLRDVTRLLPYMLVGVAMWLFILKSGVNPTLAGVITALFVPMRNNADTVHPLHDLVGKLKFSVAFLIMPIFAFANAGVPLTGLGLNDIIHPVTSGIALGLAIGKPVGITLLVFLAVRSGLASLPLQSNWTQIVGVAFIAGIGFTMSLFIGVLAFGDGDLMNQVRLGVLLGSTVAALGGIVLLSMAARGRTTAAMAKP from the coding sequence CTGATCTTGGCTGCATCACCACAGGCATCCAACCAGGAGGTGACCGGCGCGTTCGTGCTCATGGCGGCGACGGTCGCAGCCCTGATTTTCGCCAACACCGGTCTGGCCGGCGCCTACAAGACGCTGCTCAACACGCCAATCAGTCTCGATGTGGGTGGGTTCGTGCTGGCCGACTCGTTCAAGAACTGGGTCAAGAACCTGTTGATGGCGATCTTCTTCCTGTTCGTTGGCCTCGAGATCAAGGCCGAGTTCACAGAAGGAGCCCTGTCCGACCGCAAGCGTGCCATCCTGCCTTTCGCCGGAGCCGTTGGCGGCATGGCCGTTCCGGCTGCCGTGTTCCTGCTGATGGCGGGCTCCAACCCTGCCTATGTCAATGGTTGGGCCATTCCCTCCGCGACCGACATAGCCTTTGCGGTCGGGGTCGTGGCGCTGCTTGGCAGCCGCGTTCCGCCGGCATTGAAGGCCTTCCTGCTGGCTGTCGCGGTCATCGACGATCTGGGCGCCATCCTGATCATCGCCGTGTTCTACACAGCGGAAATCAGCTTCGGGGCCCTGGGGCTGGCTGTGCTGGCGATGGGTGCGCTCCTCATCCTGAACCTGCGCGATGTCACGCGGCTCTTGCCCTACATGCTGGTGGGGGTGGCCATGTGGCTGTTCATCCTGAAATCCGGCGTCAACCCGACGCTGGCGGGGGTGATCACGGCGCTGTTCGTGCCGATGCGCAACAATGCTGACACCGTGCATCCGCTTCATGACCTGGTTGGCAAACTGAAATTCAGTGTCGCATTCCTGATCATGCCGATCTTTGCCTTCGCCAATGCCGGCGTGCCGCTGACGGGTCTTGGCCTCAATGACATCATCCATCCCGTGACATCCGGCATCGCGCTTGGCCTGGCCATCGGCAAGCCGGTCGGCATCACGCTGCTGGTGTTCCTCGCGGTCCGGTCGGGGCTGGCCAGCCTCCCGTTGCAGTCGAATTGGACGCAGATCGTGGGCGTGGCCTTCATCGCCGGGATCGGCTTCACGATGAGCCTGTTCATCGGGGTCCTTGCCTTTGGCGATGGCGACCTCATGAATCAGGTTCGTCTTGGCGTGCTGCTTGGCTCCACCGTCGCTGCGCTTGGCGGCATCGTGCTGCTCAGCATGGCCGCGCGCGGGAGGACCACAGCGGCGATGGCCAAACCCTGA
- the nusG gene encoding transcription termination/antitermination protein NusG, whose protein sequence is MAKRWYIVHAYSNFENKVRDSILAQAKERSLTSLFDEVMVPTEKVMEVRRGRKFETDRKFFPGYVLVKCDLTDEVYHLIKNTPKVTGFLGADKAKPQPIPDAEAERIKGQVQDGVDRPKPTIMFEVGEQVRVADGPFASFNGVVEDVDHPRARVKVAVSIFGRATPVELEYAQVEKL, encoded by the coding sequence ATGGCCAAGCGCTGGTACATCGTCCACGCCTACTCGAACTTCGAGAACAAGGTGCGCGACTCGATCCTCGCCCAGGCGAAGGAGCGGAGCCTCACCTCGCTGTTCGACGAGGTGATGGTGCCGACCGAGAAGGTCATGGAAGTGCGCCGTGGCCGCAAATTCGAGACCGACCGCAAGTTCTTCCCCGGTTATGTGCTGGTGAAGTGCGACCTGACCGACGAAGTCTATCACCTCATCAAGAACACCCCGAAGGTCACGGGTTTCCTGGGCGCCGACAAGGCCAAGCCGCAGCCGATCCCGGATGCCGAGGCGGAACGCATCAAGGGCCAGGTTCAGGATGGCGTGGACCGTCCCAAGCCCACGATCATGTTCGAGGTCGGCGAGCAGGTCCGCGTCGCGGACGGCCCCTTCGCCTCGTTCAACGGCGTGGTCGAGGATGTTGACCACCCCCGCGCCCGGGTCAAGGTCGCGGTTTCGATCTTCGGCCGGGCCACTCCGGTCGAACTGGAATACGCTCAGGTGGAGAAGCTCTGA
- a CDS encoding glycogen/starch/alpha-glucan phosphorylase: MSTAMPATSLQTPPSNPHAPAAEAAAFRVAILSKLTYEVGKDPESAADRDWLIATVLATRDRIVDRWMETTRKVYTDGRKRVYYLSLEFLIGRLLGDALGNLGLTATARSALSSLGVDLERLRALEPDAALGNGGLGRLAACFMESMATLSIAAYGYGIRYDHGLFRQRIKDGWQLEYPENWLDFGNPWEFERPEVAYPVGFGGSVETVTDADGETRQLWRPAESVDAVAYDTPVVGWRGKHVNTLRLWSAKASDPLRLDAFNRGDHVGALADRVRLEAVSKVLYPSDSTPAGHELRLRQEFFFASASLQDLVRRHVTQHKSVRTLADHVAIQLNDTHPAIAVPELMRILVDEHRLDWDAAWEITRHTFSYTNHTLLPEALESWPVPLLERLLPRHMQIIYLLNAAELERIRANPALDDGLMATVSLIDEHGGRRVRMGNLAFMGSHKVNGVSGLHTDLMRRTVFGDLDRVFPGRIVNKTNGITFRRWLFEANPGLTRLLVDAAGPKLLDDPAGLTALEAVAQDASFQARYRAERRANKLALAALVKERLGIKLNPDALFDVQIKRIHEYKRQLLNILETIALYDAIRAQPTHNWTPRVKIFAGKAAASYHQAKLIIKLANDVACVVNGDPAIRGLLKVVFMPNYNVSLAEAIIPAADLSEQISTAGMEASGTGNMKFALNGALTIGTLDGANVEMKEHVGDDNIFIFGMTTEQVGARRAEGLDMLDTIRRSHVLKEVLDAVGSGVFSPDDPARFRPLVDAVTYHDYFMVSGDFDAYFAAQRRLDDLWQDPAIWWKKAILNTARMGWFSSDRTIAEYASGIWGVAPAGGPA; encoded by the coding sequence ATGTCAACTGCCATGCCCGCTACAAGCCTCCAGACCCCGCCTTCAAATCCGCATGCGCCAGCCGCGGAAGCGGCGGCCTTCCGCGTCGCCATCCTCTCCAAGCTGACCTACGAGGTGGGCAAGGACCCCGAGAGCGCCGCAGACCGTGACTGGCTGATCGCGACCGTGCTCGCCACCCGCGACCGCATCGTCGACCGCTGGATGGAGACAACGCGCAAGGTCTACACCGATGGCCGCAAGCGCGTTTACTACCTCTCGCTCGAATTCCTGATTGGGCGCCTGCTGGGCGATGCGCTCGGCAATCTCGGCCTCACGGCGACTGCGCGCTCCGCCTTGTCGAGCCTCGGCGTCGATCTGGAGCGCCTGCGCGCGCTGGAGCCGGATGCCGCCCTGGGCAATGGCGGCCTTGGCCGGCTGGCAGCCTGCTTCATGGAAAGCATGGCAACGCTCTCCATCGCCGCCTATGGCTACGGCATCCGTTACGACCACGGCCTCTTCCGTCAGCGCATCAAGGACGGCTGGCAGCTCGAATACCCGGAAAACTGGCTGGACTTCGGCAATCCCTGGGAGTTTGAGCGGCCCGAGGTCGCCTACCCGGTCGGCTTCGGCGGCTCGGTCGAAACGGTGACAGACGCCGATGGCGAGACGCGCCAGCTCTGGCGGCCTGCCGAAAGCGTCGATGCGGTGGCCTATGACACGCCCGTGGTGGGCTGGCGCGGCAAGCACGTCAACACGCTCAGGCTCTGGTCGGCCAAGGCGTCCGATCCGCTCAGGCTCGATGCCTTCAACCGTGGCGATCATGTCGGGGCGCTGGCCGACCGCGTGCGCCTGGAGGCGGTCTCCAAGGTGCTCTACCCGTCGGATTCGACCCCTGCCGGGCATGAGTTGCGCCTGCGCCAGGAGTTCTTCTTCGCCTCCGCCTCGCTTCAGGATCTCGTCCGCCGCCACGTCACACAGCACAAGAGCGTGCGCACACTCGCCGACCACGTGGCGATCCAGCTCAACGACACGCACCCCGCCATCGCGGTGCCCGAGTTGATGCGCATCCTCGTGGACGAGCACCGGCTTGACTGGGACGCCGCCTGGGAGATCACCCGCCATACCTTCTCCTACACAAATCATACCCTGCTGCCCGAGGCGCTGGAGAGCTGGCCCGTGCCGCTGCTGGAGCGGCTTCTGCCGCGCCACATGCAGATCATCTACCTGCTCAACGCCGCCGAGCTCGAACGCATCCGCGCCAATCCCGCGCTGGATGACGGCCTGATGGCGACGGTCTCGCTGATCGACGAGCATGGCGGCCGCCGCGTGCGCATGGGCAATCTCGCCTTCATGGGCTCGCACAAGGTCAATGGCGTTTCGGGCCTGCACACCGACCTGATGCGCCGCACGGTGTTCGGCGATCTCGACCGGGTGTTTCCTGGCCGCATCGTCAACAAGACCAACGGCATCACCTTCCGCCGATGGCTGTTCGAGGCCAATCCCGGACTGACGCGGCTGCTGGTCGATGCGGCGGGCCCGAAACTGCTGGATGATCCTGCCGGCCTGACCGCTCTAGAGGCGGTGGCGCAGGATGCCTCCTTCCAGGCCCGCTACCGGGCCGAGCGCCGCGCCAACAAGCTTGCGCTGGCTGCGCTGGTGAAGGAGCGCCTGGGCATCAAGCTCAATCCGGACGCGCTCTTCGATGTCCAGATCAAGCGCATCCATGAATACAAGCGCCAGCTGCTCAACATCCTTGAGACCATCGCGCTTTATGATGCGATCCGCGCGCAGCCGACCCACAACTGGACGCCGCGCGTCAAGATCTTCGCCGGCAAGGCGGCCGCGAGCTACCATCAGGCCAAGCTGATCATCAAGCTCGCCAATGACGTGGCGTGCGTCGTCAATGGCGATCCGGCCATCCGCGGGCTGCTCAAGGTCGTTTTCATGCCGAATTACAATGTCAGCCTGGCCGAGGCCATCATCCCGGCTGCCGACCTCTCGGAGCAGATATCGACCGCCGGCATGGAAGCCTCCGGCACCGGCAACATGAAGTTCGCGCTGAATGGCGCGCTCACCATCGGCACGCTCGACGGTGCCAATGTCGAGATGAAGGAGCATGTCGGCGACGACAACATCTTCATCTTCGGCATGACCACCGAGCAGGTGGGGGCCCGCCGCGCCGAGGGGCTCGATATGCTGGACACAATCCGCCGCTCGCATGTCCTGAAGGAAGTGCTCGATGCGGTCGGCTCCGGCGTATTCTCGCCCGATGATCCGGCCCGATTCCGTCCGCTGGTCGATGCGGTGACCTATCATGACTATTTCATGGTCTCTGGCGATTTCGACGCCTATTTTGCCGCCCAGCGCCGGCTCGATGACCTGTGGCAGGACCCCGCCATTTGGTGGAAGAAGGCCATCCTGAACACGGCGCGGATGGGCTGGTTCTCGTCCGACCGCACCATTGCCGAATACGCCTCCGGGATCTGGGGCGTTGCCCCGGCGGGCGGCCCGGCATGA
- the rplA gene encoding 50S ribosomal protein L1 produces the protein MSKRINKAYEGISRTKLVPIDEAVKLVKERATAKFDETIEISMNLGVDPRHADQMVRGVCNLPNGSGRTLRVAVFARGAKAEEASKAGADIVGAEDLFEIVNGGKIEFDRCIATPDMMPLVGRLGKVLGPRGLMPNPKVGTVSMDVTGAVKAAKGGSVEFRVEKAGIVHAAVGKASFDAEKLVTNIKAFADAVSKAKPAGAKGTYIQRVAISSTMGPGVKVDPATV, from the coding sequence ATGAGCAAGCGCATCAACAAGGCCTATGAAGGCATCAGCCGCACCAAGCTCGTCCCGATCGACGAGGCCGTGAAGCTGGTGAAGGAAAGGGCGACCGCCAAGTTCGACGAGACCATCGAGATTTCGATGAACCTCGGCGTCGATCCGCGCCATGCCGACCAGATGGTCCGCGGCGTGTGCAACCTGCCGAACGGCTCGGGCCGCACGCTGCGCGTCGCCGTTTTCGCCCGCGGCGCGAAGGCCGAAGAGGCCAGCAAGGCAGGCGCCGACATCGTGGGCGCCGAGGATCTGTTCGAGATCGTCAACGGCGGCAAGATCGAGTTCGACCGCTGCATTGCGACGCCGGACATGATGCCGCTCGTCGGTCGCCTGGGCAAGGTTCTGGGCCCGCGCGGCCTGATGCCGAACCCGAAGGTCGGAACGGTTTCGATGGACGTCACCGGCGCGGTGAAGGCCGCAAAGGGCGGCTCGGTCGAGTTCCGTGTAGAGAAGGCGGGCATTGTGCATGCCGCCGTCGGCAAGGCTTCTTTTGATGCCGAGAAGCTGGTGACCAACATCAAGGCTTTCGCCGACGCGGTTTCGAAGGCGAAGCCCGCTGGCGCAAAGGGCACCTATATCCAGCGCGTGGCGATTTCCTCCACCATGGGCCCCGGCGTGAAGGTCGATCCGGCAACCGTCTGA
- the rplK gene encoding 50S ribosomal protein L11: MAKKITGYIKLQVPAGAANPSPPIGPALGQRGLNIMEFCKAFNAKTAQIDKGTPIPVVITAFQDRSFTFEMRQPPVSFFLKKAAGLKIGKKPASGSKTPGKGAPAGKVTEAQLVEIAEKKMVDLNCSDIASAVSMIRGSARAMGLEIVA, translated from the coding sequence ATGGCGAAGAAGATCACCGGCTACATCAAGCTCCAGGTTCCGGCAGGCGCCGCGAACCCGTCACCGCCGATCGGCCCTGCGCTCGGTCAGCGCGGCCTGAACATCATGGAATTCTGCAAGGCCTTCAATGCGAAGACCGCGCAGATCGACAAGGGCACCCCGATCCCGGTGGTCATCACCGCGTTCCAGGACCGTTCCTTCACCTTCGAGATGCGCCAGCCGCCCGTCTCCTTCTTCCTGAAGAAGGCTGCTGGCCTGAAGATCGGCAAGAAGCCTGCCTCCGGCTCCAAGACGCCAGGCAAGGGCGCTCCGGCCGGCAAGGTGACCGAAGCGCAGCTGGTCGAGATCGCCGAGAAGAAGATGGTCGACCTCAACTGTTCCGACATCGCGTCCGCCGTCTCCATGATCCGTGGCTCCGCCCGGGCCATGGGCCTTGAAATCGTCGCTTGA
- the secE gene encoding preprotein translocase subunit SecE: MAKSNPFEFLQQVRNEASKVTWPTRKETMITTAMVLVMIVVASLFFLFTDTVIRWMLALVLGIGR; the protein is encoded by the coding sequence ATGGCCAAGAGCAATCCGTTCGAGTTTCTCCAGCAGGTGCGCAACGAAGCCTCCAAGGTGACGTGGCCGACCCGCAAGGAAACCATGATCACGACCGCCATGGTGCTGGTGATGATCGTGGTTGCGAGCCTGTTCTTCCTGTTCACCGACACGGTGATCCGCTGGATGCTGGCGCTCGTGCTCGGCATCGGGCGCTGA
- a CDS encoding SDR family NAD(P)-dependent oxidoreductase → MAEVIQARRDVTVVTGASSGIGRELALLAARQGEVLLVARGEQGLRALATQIVAEGGRATWLTCDGEERDAAAQITRHLAANGMSCLQLVNNAGHGIVGLAHRSDCAAQIGSIDLNVRFLTDLALAVLPGMVERGKGGILNVASVASFLPGPGMAVYYAGKAYVQTLSESLWEEVRGSGVRITSLCPGPVDTGFLGRATGGAKPRETSIFHVPASEVARTGWEAFQRGQRTIIPGFANKMAAILLPFLPRPILLKMVMRRQSGRQDGH, encoded by the coding sequence ATGGCGGAGGTAATTCAGGCTCGTCGGGATGTGACGGTGGTGACCGGCGCCTCCTCCGGCATCGGGCGGGAACTGGCTCTGCTGGCCGCGCGGCAGGGCGAGGTGCTGCTGGTTGCGCGCGGCGAGCAAGGGCTGCGGGCGCTGGCCACGCAGATCGTTGCAGAGGGCGGCCGCGCCACCTGGCTGACCTGCGACGGCGAAGAGCGGGATGCCGCGGCGCAGATCACGCGCCATCTGGCAGCCAACGGCATGAGTTGCCTGCAATTGGTGAACAATGCTGGCCACGGCATTGTCGGGCTGGCGCATCGGTCTGATTGCGCGGCTCAGATCGGCAGCATCGATCTCAACGTGCGCTTCCTCACGGATCTTGCGCTGGCGGTCCTGCCGGGCATGGTGGAGCGCGGCAAGGGCGGCATTCTGAATGTCGCGTCGGTGGCGAGCTTTCTGCCCGGACCGGGCATGGCGGTGTATTATGCCGGGAAAGCCTATGTGCAGACCCTCTCGGAATCACTGTGGGAAGAGGTCAGGGGAAGCGGAGTGCGCATCACCTCGCTGTGCCCTGGGCCGGTCGACACCGGCTTTCTGGGGCGCGCGACCGGCGGAGCCAAGCCGCGCGAGACGAGCATTTTCCATGTGCCGGCATCGGAGGTGGCGCGCACCGGATGGGAAGCCTTCCAGCGCGGGCAACGGACCATCATACCAGGGTTTGCCAACAAGATGGCTGCGATTTTGCTGCCGTTTCTGCCACGTCCGATTCTGCTGAAGATGGTGATGCGGCGCCAGAGCGGACGGCAGGACGGCCACTGA